CCGATGCGCTGCGTGAGCATCACGAGCTGGCCGGAGGCGGAGATCTCGGCCGCGGGCGCGTTCTGCTGCAGCTTGAGCGAAGCGATGGTCTCGGCGATCTCGAGCAGGTCGGACGACTGGCGGTTGATGGTGCGCAGCGCCGTGCCCACCTGGGTCAGCGTGGCCTGCTGGCCCAGCACCGTGGCGGCGTTGCGCTCGGCGTCGTCCACCGGCGCCATCAGCGGCTCGAGCGAGCCGCCCAGCTCGCCACCGAGCGGCTCCAGGCCCATGGTGTTGTCGCCCTGCTTGAGGCCGCGCACGCTGGAGGCCAGCACGGTGGAGCTCTCGCGCACCTCCGGGAAGGCCGAGGGGCTGCCCACCAGGGCCTGCGACACGCTCTTGGCCAGGCGCTGCGACTGCATCAGGGCCTGGCCGCTGGCCGCCACCTGCTGGCTGACCTTGTTGGTCTGGCTCAGGATGAAGAAGGTGATGCCGCCGAGCACCAGCAGCGCCAGCGCGAGCAGCACCGCGAGGGTGCGCTGGTGCTGTTCGGCGGGCTTGCGGCCCAGCAGCGGCAGCGTGACCAGTGCCTCCTTGGGGGCGTCGCCGTCGTCGTCGGTGATCAGCAGGTTGTCACCCAGGTCGCCGCCGTTGTCGTCGGGTGCCAGCCGGGCCGCCGCGATCTCGGCGATGTCCAGGTCGGTCGCCTTCGACAGGTCAGGCTCGTCGGCGTCTTTGCCCTTCTTGGAGAAAAGACCCTGAAAGCGATCCAGCGTGGCCATGTGATTACCTTCCAACTCAGAACGGGTGACGGATACAGGGTGTGCCGTGCGACGGCATCGACATCAGGCCGCTATGGCCAGGAACTCGGGCTCGTTGACGAGCAGTTGCAGGTCCAGTTCGAGCCAGGACTGCCCGCTCTCATCGATCAGCACGCGGGTGGCGTACGGCGGCGCGTCCGCCGGCCGGTCGGCGACCGCGCGGAAGGCGCCGGGGTTGCGCAGGCCCAGCAGGCGGTCGATCCACAGCACCGCATTGAGGCCCAGGGCGCCGTGCAGGCTCACCAGGCGCGAATCGGAAGTGACACGTTCGGCGGGCCGCACGGGACTGCGCGCCGCATCGCCGCGCAGCAGGGCCGCGAGGTCGATGACGCCGTGCACGCCGCCGCGCAGGTTGGCCACGCCGACGTACCAGGGCTTGGTGTACGGCACGGGCTGCACCGTCGACCAGGGAAAGATCTCGCCCGACTGCACCAGGGGCAACAGCAGCCGCTGACCGCCGGCCTCCAGGGCCAGCCAGGTCGCGGTCACGGACTCGGTCTTGGCGGCCGTGAGCCGTTGCGCCAGGCGTTCCTGCAGTTCCTTGAGCGACTGTCTTTTGGGCATGCTGGGTGGATCGGGTTCCCGTGGGCGCTCAAGCGAGCGCGCGGATCTTGGACAGCAGCTCTTCGCCGTTGACCGGTTTGGTGACGTAGTCGCGAGCGCCCTGGCGCATGCCCCAGACCCGGTCGGTTTCCAGGTTCTTGCTGGTGCACATGACGATGGGAATGCTCGAGAACTGCGGGTCGCGCGTGATGGCACGCGTGAGCTGAAAACCATTCTGGCCGGGCATCACCACGTCCATCAGGATCAGGTCGGGCTTTTCCTCGCCAAGACGACGGAAGGCCTCGTCGGCGTTCTCGGCGGTGCGCACCGTGTAGCCGTTTTTGCTCAGCAGGTCCGAGAGCACCATGAGTTCGGTTTTGGAATCGTCGACGACGAGGATCTTCTGGATGGGCATCAGGACACTCCGTTGAATTGCACGCCGAACTGCTGCACGGCCTGCAGCAGCTGGTCTTTGGTGAAGGGCTTGGTGAGGTAGTCCTGCGAGCCGACCATGCGGCCGCGGGCCTTGTCGAAGACACCGTCCTTGGAGGACAGCATGACGACGGGAATGCCGGCGAAGCGGGCGTTGCGCTTGATGATGGCGCAGGTCTGATAGCCGTCGAGGCGCGGCATCAGGATGTCGCAGAAGATCAGATCGGGCTGGTAGTCGTTGATCTTGGCCAGGGCGTCGAAGCCGTCGTCGGCCAGCAGGACCTCATGGCCGCCCTGCTTCAGAAAAATCTCGGCACTGCGCCGGATGGTGTTGCTGTCGTCGACGACAAGAACCTTCAGGGCGGACGTTGCGCTCACGATGGACGGGCTCCTCAAACCATCCGTGACGGCGTGGCCAGCCCACCCCGTCACACGGAAAACCGGTTGTCGAGCGAGGGCCCGTCAACCGGTCAGATCTGCACCATTTCGAAGTCTTCTTTTCGGGCGCCGCACTCGGGGCAGGTCCAGTTCATGGGCACGTCGGCCCATGCGGTGCCCGGCGCAACGCCGTGCTCGGGTGCACCCGCGGCTTCGTCGTAGATCCAGCCACAGATCAGGCACATC
This is a stretch of genomic DNA from Hydrogenophaga crocea. It encodes these proteins:
- a CDS encoding chemotaxis protein CheW, with product MPKRQSLKELQERLAQRLTAAKTESVTATWLALEAGGQRLLLPLVQSGEIFPWSTVQPVPYTKPWYVGVANLRGGVHGVIDLAALLRGDAARSPVRPAERVTSDSRLVSLHGALGLNAVLWIDRLLGLRNPGAFRAVADRPADAPPYATRVLIDESGQSWLELDLQLLVNEPEFLAIAA
- a CDS encoding response regulator, with translation MSATSALKVLVVDDSNTIRRSAEIFLKQGGHEVLLADDGFDALAKINDYQPDLIFCDILMPRLDGYQTCAIIKRNARFAGIPVVMLSSKDGVFDKARGRMVGSQDYLTKPFTKDQLLQAVQQFGVQFNGVS
- a CDS encoding rubredoxin, with the protein product MTDSKTWMCLICGWIYDEAAGAPEHGVAPGTAWADVPMNWTCPECGARKEDFEMVQI
- a CDS encoding response regulator, whose protein sequence is MPIQKILVVDDSKTELMVLSDLLSKNGYTVRTAENADEAFRRLGEEKPDLILMDVVMPGQNGFQLTRAITRDPQFSSIPIVMCTSKNLETDRVWGMRQGARDYVTKPVNGEELLSKIRALA